Below is a genomic region from Fulvia fulva chromosome 5, complete sequence.
CGAAAGCAGCGACATTGAGGTCCAGCGGGCTGCCTCGGCTGCGCTGGGCAATCTTGCCGTAGATGGTGCGCATACACCATGTCACCAAGCTCGCAGAAGGCACGACTAACACGCTCACAGGCCAGAACAAGACTCTTATCGTCTCTCTCGGCGGCCTCACACCTCTCATCCGGCAGATGAACAGCCCCAACGTCGAGGTGCAATGCAATGCGGTCGGCTGCATCACGAATCTCGCCACCCACGAGGAGAACAAGTCGCGGATAGCGAGGTCTGGCGCATTGGCGCCTCTTACACGACTTGCCAAGAGCAAGGACATGAGGGTGCAACGAAATGCTACCGGAGCTTTGCTGAACATGACCCACTCGGACGATAACAGACAACAACTCGTCTCGGCAGGTGCGATACCCGTACTTGTCAGCCTTCTCTCGAGCCAGGACACGGACGTGCAATACTACTGTACCACAGCGCTCAGCAACATTGCAGTGGACAGCACGAACCGTAAAAGACTGGCGCAAACGGAAACAAAACTGGTACAGAGTCTAGTGCACTTGATGAAAGGTCAGGCTCCGAAAGTACAGTGTCAGGCTGCGCTCGCGCTCAGGAACCTGGCGAGCGACGAAAAGTACCAACTCGAGATTGTGCGCGCCGGCGGCCTGTTGCCCCTACTCGGCCTACTACAGAGCAGCTACTTACCCTTGATATTGTCAGCTGTCGCTTGCATCCGCAATATCAGCATACATCCGATGAACGAGTCGCCCATCATCGATGCCGGCTTCCTGAAGCCATTGGTCGATCTTCTTGGTTCAACGGACAACGAAGAGATCCAGTGTCATGCAATCTCCACCTTACGAAACCTGGCCGCTTCCTCTGACAAGAACAAACAACTGGTATTGCAAGCAGGCGCTGTCCAGAAATGCAAGGAACTTGTCCTGAATGTACCACTGAGTGTACAGTCTGAGATGACAGCTGCCATTGCTGTTCTAGCACTCTCGGACGACTTGAAACCGGAACTTCTTGATTTGGGCGTGTTTGAAGTGCTCATTCCACTGACAGAGAGCGAAAGCATTGAGGTACAAGGCAACAGTGCTGCGGCACTTGGGAACTTGAGCAGCAAAGGTGAGTTCCGGTCTGAGGACGAGTGCTTGCATCTATTATGCTGACTTGATGTAGTCAACGACTACTCGCTTTTCCACAAAGCGTGGCAACAGCCATCCGGTGGCATACACGGCTACTTGAACCGTTTCCTAGCTTCAGGAGACCCAACGTTCCAGCACATAGCAATTTGGACCTTGTT
It encodes:
- a CDS encoding Vacuolar protein 8, translating into MANICQQIFFCCGSRSKVDYDNVLADSEREAVADLLNYLENRGETDFFSGEPLQALSTLVYSQNIDLQRSASLTFAEITERDVRPVDRATLEPILFLLESSDIEVQRAASAALGNLAVDGQNKTLIVSLGGLTPLIRQMNSPNVEVQCNAVGCITNLATHEENKSRIARSGALAPLTRLAKSKDMRVQRNATGALLNMTHSDDNRQQLVSAGAIPVLVSLLSSQDTDVQYYCTTALSNIAVDSTNRKRLAQTETKLVQSLVHLMKGQAPKVQCQAALALRNLASDEKYQLEIVRAGGLLPLLGLLQSSYLPLILSAVACIRNISIHPMNESPIIDAGFLKPLVDLLGSTDNEEIQCHAISTLRNLAASSDKNKQLVLQAGAVQKCKELVLNVPLSVQSEMTAAIAVLALSDDLKPELLDLGVFEVLIPLTESESIEVQGNSAAALGNLSSKVNDYSLFHKAWQQPSGGIHGYLNRFLASGDPTFQHIAIWTLLQLLESKDDKLTQQIESAEDIMRMVREISEKTVVSDDETGDESEDGEGEVVALATRCLQIINGEVPEGDSQPSSFKN